The Alkalihalobacillus sp. LMS6 genomic interval GGATTCATACGTTTGCTTACGAATAGACTGATTAGGGTGTGCCATCAATGTTAAAAAACGTCCTGACGTCACAGCAATCTCTTCGCCCTTTTCACCTTTAATAGACGGATACGTTAGATCTGCATTTGTTAATAAGGAATACGTATGACTTGAAGCGTGAAAAGGCTCTTTGAGACGAGAAAGCAAAGCTTCTTCATGTTCTGATAAAATATGTTCCTTACGATGTTCAATAAACGAAAAATACGCGTCATATTTACCCAGTGGTTCATGTTGCTCTACATACGTTTTTAGTGTTTTCGAATCAAGTCCCACAATTTCTGGTTCAAGAAAAGCGGTCTTCTCTTGAAAGGAAATATACAGCTGCATCGCTTTTTCACTACGTTCCTGCGTAGTAGCATTTGTTTTATCTACATCACTATCGTGACGGGCATAAGCGAGAATCTTAGATGCCTTCACTTCCAGTTCATAGCAATTCTCAAGCGCTTGATACAAGTTCGATGCTGATTCAGTTACCTTCCCCTTAAATGATTGATACGTATTTAATTCAACTTGTACTTCAGTACAGGCTTGATTCCATTCCTCAACCGTTGAAAAAATCGATTCTAAATCCCAAGTGGATGCTTCAGGAATTTCAGCGCGCTTTAAAATTTTGCCGTTTGACATGATTTAGCCTCCTCGTTATTATTTTCCTATTATAACAACTATTTAAAATTACCGCATGTTTCTGTCCACTTTTTCATTAACGCTATATTTTTTTCACTGATGTCCATCGCGTTTGAAACCCGTTCTAAAACGCCATCGCTATGTCGTTTTAAATATCCAAACGAAACCAGTAAATCTATATATTGCGATACAATAAGCACCTGTACTGTTTCACGTGTACATCGAGTCCTGACGCGCCATTGATATCGGTCGTAAATGGATTGAAATTGCTTTAAGATGGTCGATCGTGAAACTTTATGATGGAGTGGAAGTGTCTCAAGACCTTCAAAAATAAAAAAGGTTTGCCATTCATATGGAGAAGGAAGGAAATAGAGTTGTGCTGGAAGAGACCAGCCAACAATTGGAGGTGTTTGTTCACGCTGCATTTGTAGATAATACGTTAACAAATGTGGAAATTGGAGAAGTGTTCGTGTTGAAGCTTTTTTTCGAAACGCATCATATACACGCGCAATAGCTGTTATTTGGCTAGATGCAGGTAAGAAGAAGTTTGCAGGTGTAAGTTGGTCCATTTTTATAAATTGGCAATTTGCTAAGATAAGGTTTTTGTGTAGGCTGATTAAATTTGTAAGAAGGCAGAAGGTTTGGATGTCGGGGTCAAAATAGTAAAGGAATCGCTGTTGATTGTTCGTAAAAATCGCATAATATTCATATTCCTGAAGCCGAAACATACTCGCTCCGAGACGTTTTAATCGATTTGAACCTAAAACCCAAATTGGTTTTAATCGTTGCGCGTGGTAATCGTCGTTCCGCTTTACGATTTGCTCTACACTGATGACAGAACATTGGTATTCAATAACGAATTGATTGGCTTCTATCAAAATATCTGGACGTTGTTTTGTTTGGGGTAAATACGATTCGAGTTTTGTTCGCGGAAAACTTTTTTCAAAAAAGGTGTAGAGCATCTTCTTTCCTCGTTCATGTAACAATGTTTCTTTACCTGCTTTTCCCGTACACGAT includes:
- a CDS encoding competence protein CoiA; protein product: MYTARNRANEPIYISRAYSKQYWVSKRERELFFCPVCDREVVIKLGSKRSWHFAHRVSTSCTGKAGKETLLHERGKKMLYTFFEKSFPRTKLESYLPQTKQRPDILIEANQFVIEYQCSVISVEQIVKRNDDYHAQRLKPIWVLGSNRLKRLGASMFRLQEYEYYAIFTNNQQRFLYYFDPDIQTFCLLTNLISLHKNLILANCQFIKMDQLTPANFFLPASSQITAIARVYDAFRKKASTRTLLQFPHLLTYYLQMQREQTPPIVGWSLPAQLYFLPSPYEWQTFFIFEGLETLPLHHKVSRSTILKQFQSIYDRYQWRVRTRCTRETVQVLIVSQYIDLLVSFGYLKRHSDGVLERVSNAMDISEKNIALMKKWTETCGNFK